One Nematostella vectensis chromosome 10, jaNemVect1.1, whole genome shotgun sequence genomic window, AAAGTAAAAGCTAAAAGTATGTGCCTAAGGGTCTTTACAATAGCAGTGCCCATATCATGTGATCACTTGTTCTAATCTCAAAAGTGAGGATGTAATGTATCAGTGTGATCACTTGTTCTCAAATGTGACCGTAAAGGTGAGGATGTGTGTAATGTATCAGTGTGATCATTTGTTCTTGAATGTGACCGTAAAGGTGAGGATTTGTGTATTGCATGAATGTGATCACTTGTTCTCAAATGTGACCTTAAAGGTGAGGATGTAATGTATCAGTGTGATCACTTGTTCTTGAAAGTGACCTTAAAGGTGAGGATTTGTGTAATGTATCAGAGTGATCACTTGTTCTTGAATGTGACTTTAAAGGTGAGGATTTGTGTAATGTATCAGTGTGATCACTTGTTCTTGAAAGTGACCTTAAAGGTGAGGATTTGTGTAATGTATCAGTGTGATCACTTGTTCTTGAATGTGACTTTAAAGGTGAGGATTTGTGTAATGTATCAGTGTGATCACTTGTTCTTGAATGAGACTTTAAAGGTGAGAATGTAATGTATCAGTGTGATCACTTGTTCTTAAAAGTGACCTTAAAGGTAAGGATTTGTGTAATGTATGAGTGCGATCACTTGTTCTTGAATGTGCCCGTTAATGTGAGGATTTGTGTAATATATCAGTTTGATCACTTGTTCTCGAATGTGACCTTGAaaggggtcagtacgcagctcttacaagctgcaatttgattgagcaaatgaacaatatccgcacctcgacacgaagaacgagaagaatggGGAAaaaactcctttgtagaacaaagataataggagactaagcagctgcgtacttactccttGAAAGGTGAAGATGTAATGTATCAGTGTGATCATTTGTTCTTCAATATAACCTTAAAGGTGAAAATGTGTGTGATCTATCAGTGTGATCCCTCGTTCTCAAATATTACCTCGAGCATGAGGGCATGTGGTGAATGGCAGAAGTAGGAGGCGTTCTCTGTGGGGGAGGCCTCCATACAGAGTTGCTGGTCACACGCCTTTGGGCTGTACATGAACATGATCGTGGAAGCCAAGTGACCATCATACAAAACCTAGGGAAACCATAGCAACATGACGTAATTCCATAACGTGGTGGAAACCATAGCaacatgacgtcacacaaaACCCAGGGGAAACCATAGCAACATGACGTCATTCCAGAACGTGGTGGAAACCATAGCAACATGACGTCATACAAAACCCAGGGGAAACCATAAAAACATGACGTCATTCCAGAACGTGGTAGATACCAAAGCAACATGACGACTATAGAACGTAGGGAAAACCATAGGAACATGACGTCATACAGAAAGTAGGGGAAACCATAGAAACATGGCGTCATACAGAACGTAGGGGAAACCTTTGCAACATGACATCAAACAGTACGTAGGGGAAACCATAGCAAGATGACATCATACAGTACGTAGGGGATGCCATAGCAACATTACGTCATCCAGAACTTGGTGAAAAACAAAGCAACATGACGTCATACATAACGTAGGGGAAACCATAGCAACATGACGTTATGAGAAAGCAACATGACGTTATGAGAAACGTGTACAAAACAAGATATGACCACGGACATCACCTGATCGACATACCTTTTTGTCCTGTTCAGAGAGTGGTATATCGATCTCTGCGGCGAACTTGAATTGACCCTAGATTCCACAGGCAAGCAGATTTGAAAATAGCccatacaaaataaaatacgcAAAAAAATCATGAGCCACAGCATTTTCACAGACAATAAAAATACAAGGAACGTGAACTGATAGGATTATTTCAGCAGCAgctgataataaaaaaaccaCGAATCTCTTTAAACGGCCCCAGAGGAGGTTATCTATTCATGCCGTGTTTGAATAAAAAGGTTCGATTAATTATCGTTAATTAATTGTAGTGGTTTCTAGAACTAGTTAATTACTTAATACCTGGTACCCCGGTCCCAGTCTGTGCATGGCTGCTATGGTATTTGGTAGACTATAATATGACCACATACCCTGTACCCCGGTCCCCGTCTGTGCAGGGCTGCTATTGTGTTTGGTAGACTATTACATGACCACATACCCTGTACCCCGGTCCCAGTCTGTGCATGGCTGCTATGGTATTTGGTAGACTATTAAATGACCACATACCCCGTACCCCAGGACCAGTATGTGCATGGCTGCTATGGTATTAGGTAGACTATTATATGACTACATACCCTGTACCCCGGTCCCCGTCTGTGCATGGCTGCTATGGTGTTTGGTAGACTATTACATGACCACATAGCCTGTACCCCGGTCCCAGTCTGTGCATGGCTGCTATGGTATTTGGTAGACTATTACATGACCACATACCCTGTACCCCGGTCCCAGTCTGTGCATGGCTGCTATGGTATTTGGTAGACTATTAAATGACCACATACCCCGTACCCCGGGACCAGTATGTGCATGGCTGCTATGGTATTTGGTAGACTATTAAATGACCACATACCCCGTACCCCGGGACCAGTATGTGCATGGCTGCTATGGTATTAGGTAGACTATTATATGACCACATACCCCGTACCCCGGTCCCAGTCTGTGCATGGCTGCTATGGTATTTGGGGCAATGGACTCCGATAAAAGATACACCGCTCCTGTTTGACCACTCAACACACTCTTTGCATCAGCCTTTGGCGATGATCCGATGTAACATTTGTCAAATGGCTGCAAGAGAAAGTTATAAATAGGGTTTCGCGTTTTTGGAATGTAAAACATttacagaaaaaataatatgtGCAGGTAAACACCCACAtaaacctatttcaaataacgtaGTCAGTGCAAATGGTTAAATGTCGATTGGCAAATGACAGTTCTACAACCAATGGAtcccattttatttcaaagaatTGTTTATTACCCCATCACACTTCAAATTAAGTAGACAAGCATTCTCCTATTACTTGCGCATTCATTATTTTGAtctctttttatttgttttttattgctttatgATGTTTTCGCACAATACCTATAGATGTCTTATCACTTTCCCAATTGAATTAATGACGTTAATTCTCATTGTTTTATAAACACGCGTTCGTGCGTTGCTGCTATTATAATTTCAATTAATGACAAgtgtttgtttatcattgttttctcacaattacAACTGATTTCACGCGTACTTTTAGCATTAGCGcgtattgctcattgttttctcacaaatcCAATTGATGATGCGCGTTCTTTTATCATTTGCGCaaattgctcattgttttctcacaaatccaattgatgacgcgcgttcttttatcatttgcgcgaattgctcattgttttctcacaaatccaattgatgacgcgcgttcttttatcatttgcgcaaattgctcattgttttttttcacaaatccAATTGATTACGTGCCATCTTTTAGCATTTGAGCGTActgctcatttttttttacaattcaaATTGTTAACGCGTGTTCTTTTACCATTTGCGCAAATtgataattgttttctcacaattccaattgatgacgcgcgtttTTTAAGCATTAGCGCGTATTGCGCATTGTTTTCAaacaattccaattgatgacacGCGTTTTTATACCATTTGCGCAAATTGCTTATTGGTTTCTCTCAATTCCAACTGATGACGCACGTTCTTTCAGCATTAGCGCGAATTGTTCATTGGTTTCTCACAATTAAAGTAGATGACGCGCCTTTTTTTCACATTATCGCGAATTGTTCATTGGTTTCTCACAATTCAAATAGATGACGCGCGTCCGTTAACATTTGCGCAAATTGCTCATTGATTTCTCACAATTCCAACTGATGACGCGCGTTCTTTAGGCATTACCGcgtattgctcattgttttcaaacaattccaattgatgacacGCGTTCTTAAACCATTTGCGCAAATTGCTCATTGACTTCTCACAATTTCAACTTATGACGCGCGTTTTATAGGCATTAGCTCGAATTGCTCATTGTTTCCTTACAAATCCAACTGATTACGTGCCATCTTTTCACATTTGCGCaaattgctcattgttttctcacaattccaattgatgacgcgcgttctTCAAGCATTAGCGcgtattgctcattgttttcaaaCAATTTCAATTGATGACACGCGTTCTTAAACCAATTGCGCAAATTGCTTATTGACTTCTCACAATTCCAACTTTTGACGCGCGTTCTTTAGGCATTAGCTCgaattgctcattgttttcttacaaATCCAACTGATTACGTGCCATCTTTTCACATTTGCGCaaattgctcattgttttctcacaattccaattgatgTCGCGCGTTCTTCAAGCATTAGCGCGTATTTCTCATTGTTTTCAAACAATTTCAATTTATGACACTCGTTCTTATACCATTTGCGCAAATTGCTTATTGATTTCTCTCAATTCCGACTGATGACGCACGTTCTTTCAGCATTAGCGCGTATTGTTCATTGGTTTCTCAAAATTCCAATAGATGACGCGccctttttttcacatttgcgCAAATTGGAAGTTGGAATTGTGAGAAATCAATGAGCAATTCGCGCAAATGCTTATTGTTTTCCCACAATTCCAATAGATGACGCGCGTTCTTTTACATTTGCGCAAATTGTTCATTGATTTCTCACAATTCCAACTGATGACGCGCGTTCTTTAGGCATTAGCGCGTATTGCTCAATGTTTTCTCACAAATCCAATTGATTACGTGGCATCTTTTAGCATTTGCGCAAattgctcattgttatctcacaaTTCTAACTGATGACGCGCGTTCTTTTACATTTGCACaaattgctcattgttttctcacaaatcCAATCGATTACGTGCCATCTTTTAGCATTAGCGCATAATAGTAATTGATTTCTCtcaattccaattgatgacgcgcgttctTTTAGCATTAGCGCGAAtttctcattgttttctcataattccaattgatgaacGTGCGTTCTTTTACCATTTGCGCAAAtttctcattgttttctcataattccaattgatgacgcgcgttctTTTACCATTTGCGCAAAtttctcattgttttctcacaaatccaattgatgacgcgcgtttGATTACCATCTGCgcgcattgctcattgttttctcacaaatcCAATTGATAACGCGCGTTCTTTTGGCATTAGCGggtattgctcattgttttctcacaattccAATTGATTACGCGCGTTCTTTTGGCATTAGCGggtattgctcattgttttatCACCATTCCAATTGATTACGCGCGTTCTTTTGTCATTAGCGCaaattgctcattgttttctcacaattccAATTGATTACGCGCGTTCTTTTGTCATTAGCGggtattgctcattgttttatCACAATTCCAATTGATTACGCGCGTTCTTTTAGCATTAGCGCaaattgctcattgttttctcacaaatcCAATTTATTACGTGCCATCTTTTAGCATTAGCGcgaattgctaatgttttcttacaattCCACATGATTTTCATTTGTGGATTTTTCTCATTGTTCTCTACATAGGCGTTTGTCTATTTCTCGCGGACAACACGTACTCGTGTATAATTACTCTATTATAAATACTCTATTATCGCGTTTACCCACAGTTGTCGCAACTTAAATACCCTATTATCGCGTTTACCCACAGTTGTCGCAACTTTCGCCAAATTGTTACATATTTGTTATTGGTGACAAGTTCTCACATGACATAGCGTACAAGACCTCACGTGACATAGCGTACAAGACTTCACGTGACATGGCGTACACCAACCTCGTGCGTACTGAGAAGAGTCACGTGACAGCGTACAAGACCTCACGTGACATAGCGTACAAGACCCCACGTGACATAGCGTACAAGACCTCACGTGACATAGCGTACAAGACTTCACGTGACATTGCGTACACCAACCTCGTGCGTACTGAGAAGAGTCAAGTCCCCGGATGATACCAGCTTGCCGTTTACAAAACACCGCACTTCACTTGACCGGAAACGGTTGTAAGCGTGTACCACGGTCACCATGTACCACTGCAAGAGAACGATTAAGAAAAACTTATAAACAACTACAGTCCCTGCAAGGACACCCACTAGAAAATGTCAACCACTCctacatttgaaaatttgcAATTCTATTTGCAaggaaaactaaaaacaacTAGGCATGATTGAAGTCCGATGCTTGGTTAACTATAGTTGATTCTATAACTATAGTATTTCAGTTGCTCGCTTGAATtaaccgatggaaatggatgttttGTGCGATTCGGTGTTGTGCGGGTTGGCTTGGTTGAAGGGCACCTTGTTATTATGAACAGATTTCCAAAGTCCTGATGAAAAATGGcttagactttttttaaaatcttaaCCTGTTTAATATGAGCACGATTACTAAGGACGATGTAATTGGTCCAAATGGTGTCTGTATCCAAAAAGAGACGTTGGGCTAGCGAACCGTGCACGATGCATTTTTTGGAAGATTCGTAGCAAAATTGATCTTTTGTCATTGTTTTAAGGCCATGATACCCAGTAATATAAGTATTGTTATAAAACATAATACCCTGAAACACGGTTTCATTCTCAGACAGTCATTTCACCTTCTGAGGCTGAAAGTCAAACTTGACAAGATGAGTGTAGGTCTTGTTGTCTTTCTTGCCGGCTTTCACTGCTGCCTCAAGAACAAGCATTGGGCCAGAGAAATGTGCGGAGTAGCCAAGACCTTTGCCAGTGCGGAAACTAGAAAGAAACATGACACCCAGTCAGCCCGACCTCGGATTAAACTGTGGCCAACCACTGGGTCTAACACAGGCTTTTCTTATTACCCCTTTCCTGTTGAAAAAATGAATCTGATACCATCGTTGCAGCTATAATACAGAATTACGAGACACGTGTGCTAAAGTCAAAGGTATGAGAAGGACACTTAAGCAGACTCCAAGGCCACACATAGCTCACCCAGGGACAAGGCCACACATAGCTCACCCAGGGGCAAGGCCACACATAGCTCACCCAGGGGCAAGGCCACACATAGCTCACCCAGGGACAAGGCCACACATAGCTCACCCAGGGACAAGGCCATACATAGCTCACACATGGACAAGGCTACACATAGCTCACCCAGGGACAAGGCCACACATAGCTCACACATGGACAAGGCCACACATAGCTCACCCAGGGACAAGGCCATACATAGCTCACACATGGACAAGGCTACACATAGCTCACCCAGGGACAAGGCCATACATAGCTCACCCAGGGACAAGGCCATACATAGCTTACACAGGGACAATGCCACACATAGCTCACCCAGGGACAAGGCCACACATAGCTTACACAGGGACAAGGCCACACATAGCTCACCCAGGGACAAGGCCACACATAGCTCACCCAGGGGCAAGGCCATACATAGCTCACCCAGGGACAAGGCCATACATAGCTCACCCAGGGACAAGGCCATACATAGCTCACCCAGGGACAAGGCCATACATAGCTCACACATGGACAAGGCCACACATAGCTCACCCAGGGACAAGGCCATACATAGCTCACACATGGACAAGGCTACACATAGCTCACCCAGGGACAAGGCCATACATAGCTCACCCAGGGACAAGGCCATACATAGCTTACACAGGGACAATGCCACACATAGCTCACCCAGGGACAAGGCCACACATAGCTCACACATGGACAAGGCCACACATAGCTCACCCAGGGACAAGGCCATACATAGCTCACACATGGACAAGGCTACACATAGCTCACCCAGGGACAAGGCCATACATAGCTCACCCAGGGACAAGGCCATACATAGCTTACACAGGGACAATGCCACACATAGCTCACCCAGGGACAAGGCCATACATAGCTCACACAGGGACAAGGCCATACATAGCTCACCCAGGGACAAGGCCACACATAGATCACCCAGGGACAAGGCCACACATAGCTCACCCAGGGACAAGGCCATACATAGCTCACCCAGGGACAAGGCCACACATAGCTCACCCAGGGACAAGGCCACACATAGCTCACACAGGGGCAAGGCCATACATAGCTCACACAGGGGCAAGGCCATACATAGCTCACACAGGGGCAAGGCCACACATAGCTCACCCAGGGGCAAGGCCACACATAGCTTACACAGGGACAAGGCCATACatagcccacccagggacaagGCCACACATAGCTCATCCAGGGACAAGGCTACACATAGCTCACCCAGGGACAAGGCCACACATAGCTCACACAGGGACAAGGCCACACATAGCTCACACAGGGGCAAGGCCACACATAGCTCACCCAGGGACAAGGCCACACATAGCTCACCCAGGGACAAGGCTACACATAGCTCACCCAGGGACAAGGCCACACATAGCTCACACAGGGACAAGGCCACACATAGCTCACCCAGGGACAAGGCTACACATAGCTCACCCAGGGACAAGGCTACACATAGCTCACCCAGGGACAAGGCCACACATAGCTCACCCAGGGGCAAGGCCACACATAGCTCACCCAGGGACAAGGCTACACATAGCTCACCCAGGGACAAGGCCACACATAGCTCACCCAGGGACAAGGCCACACATAGCTCATCCAGGGGCAAGGCCACACATAGCTCACCCAGGGGCAAGGCCACACATAGCTCACCCAGGGACAAGGCCACACATAGCTTACACAGGGGCAAGGCTACACATAGCTTACACAGGGACAAGGCTACACATAGCTCACCCAGGGACAAGGCTACACATAGCTCACCCAGGGACAAGGCCACACATAGCTCACCCAGGGGCAAGGCCACACATAGCTCACCCAGGGACAAGGCCACACATAGCTCACCCAGGGGCAAGGCTACACATAGCTTACACAGGGACAAGGCCATACatagcccacccagggacaagGCCACACATAGCTCATCCAGGGACAAGGCTACACATAGCTCACCCAGGGACAAGGCCACACATACCTCACACAGGGACAAGGCCACACATAGCTCACACAGGGGCAAGGCCACACATAGCTCACCCAGGGACAAGGCCACACATAGCTCACCCAGGGACAAGGCTACACATAGCTCACCCAGGGACAAGGCCACACATAGCTCACACAGGGACAAGGCCACACATAGCTCACCCAGGGACAAGGCTACACATAGCTCACCCAGGGACAAGGCTACACATAGCTCACCCAGGGACAAGGCCACACATAGCTCACCCAGGGGCAAGGCCACACATAGCTCACCCAGGGACAAGGCCACACATAGCTCACCCAGGGACAAGGCCACACATAGCTCACCCAGGGACAAGGCTACACATAGCTCACACAGGGACAAGGCCACACATAGCTCACACAGGGACAAGGCCATACATAGCTCACACAGGGGCAAGGCCACACATAGCTCACCCAGGGACAAGGCCACACATAGCTCACACAGGGGCAAGGCCACACATAGCTCACCCAGGGACAAGGCCATAAATAGCTCACACAGGGGCAAGGCCACACATAGCTCACACAGGGGCAAGGCTACACATAGCTTACACAGGGACAAGGCCACACATAGCTCACCCAGGGACAAGGCCACACATAGCTCACACAGGGGCAAGGCCACACATAGCTCACACAGGGACAAGGCCACACATAGCTCACCCAGGGACAAGGCCACACATAGCTCACCCAGGGACAAGGCCACACatagcccacccagggacaagGCTACACATAGCTCACCCAAGGACAAGGCTACACATAGTTCACCCAGGGACAAGGCCACAGATAGCTCACACAGGGACAAGGCCACACATAGCTCACACAGGGGCAAGGCCACACATAGCTTACCCAGGGGCAAGGCCACACATAGCTCACCCAGGGACAAGGCCACACATAGCTCACACAGGGGCAAGGCTACACATAGCTTACACAGGGACAAGGCCACACATAGCTCACCCAGGGACAAGGCCATAAATAGCTCACACAGGGGCAAGGCCACACATAGCTCACACAGGGGCAAGGCTACACATAGCTTACACAGGGACAAGGCCACACATAGCTCACCCAGGGACAAGGCCACACATAGCTCACCCAGGGACAAGGCCACACATAGCTCATCCAGGGGCAAGGCCACACATAGCTCACCCAGGGGCAAGGCCACACATAGCTCACCCAGGGACAAGGCCACACATAGCTCACCCAGGGACAAGGCCACACATAGCTCACCCAGGGACAAGGCCACACatagcccacccagggacaaggccacacatagcccacccagggacaagGCTACACATAGCTTACACAGGGACAAGGCCATACATAGCTCACCCAGGGGCAAGGCTACACATAGCTTACACAGGGACAAGGCCATACATAGCTCACCCAGGGACAAGGCCACACATAGCTTACACAGGGACAATGCCACACATAGCTCACACAGGGACAAGGCCACACATAGCTCACCCAGGGACAAGGCCACACatagcccacccagggacaagGCTACACATAGTTCACCCAGGGACAAGGCCACAGATAGCTCACACAGGGACAAGGCCACACATAGCTCACACAGGGGCAAGGCCACACATAGCTTACCCAGGGGCAAGGCCACACATAGCTCACCCAGGGACAAGGCCATAAATAGCTCACACAGGGGCAAGGCTACACATAGCTCACACAGGGGCAAGGCTACACATAGCTTACACAGGGACAAGGCCACACATAGCTCACCCAGGGACAAGGCCACACATAGCTCACCCAGGGACAAGGCCACACATAGCTCATCCAGGAGCAAGGCCACACATAGCTCACCCAGGGGCAAGGCCACACATAGCTCACCCAGGGACAAGGCCACACATAGCTCACCCAGGGACAAGGCCACACATAGCTCACCCAGGGACAAGGCCACACatagcccacccagggacaagGCTACACATAGCTCACCCAGGGACAAGGCCACAGATAGCTCACACAGGGACAAGGCCACACATAGCTCACACAGGGGCAAGGCCACACATAGCTCACCCAGGGACAAGGCCACACATAGCTCACACAGGGACAAGGCCATAAATAGCTCACCCAGGGACAAGGCCACACATAGCTCATCCAGGGACAAGGCCACACATAGCTCACACAGGGACAAGGCCACGCATAGCTCACCCAGGGACAAGGCCACACATAGCTCACCCAGGGACAAGGCCACACATAGCTCACACAGGGACAAGGCCACACATAGCTCACCCAGGGACAAGACCACACatagcccacccagggacaaggccacacatagctcacccagggacaaggccacacatagctcacccagggacaaggccacacatagctcacacagggacaaggccacacatagctcacacagggacaaggccacacatagctcacacagggacaaggccacacatagctcacccagggacaaggccacacatagcccacccagggacaagGCCACACATAGCTCACACAGGGACAAGGCCATAAATAGCTCACCCAGGGACAAGGCCACACATAGCTCACCCAGGGACAAGGCCACACATAGCTCACCCAGGGACAAGGCCACACATAGCTCACACAGGGACAAGGCCATAAATAGCTCACCCAGGGACAAGGCCACACATAGctgggccggttcctgaaaagagGATTAGCTTATGCCCGGATTAAGCGCTATTCTAGGCATAAATCCACTATGCTAGGCATAGCTATTCCGGGCATAAATATCGGTTCCTGAAAGCACAAGTTATGCCGGGAATAGCTATTCCCAGCATAAATGTTTAATCCCTAGATTAGCGAGTGGAAAAccagttttggcgggaaaatacGGCAACGCGCgcgcgttttttttctttttatttgcggGAAACCTGTGTAAACAAACGTTGATTTCCTCGGAAAATTTCCAAAAGGCAcgcttaaaaaaacaactaaaaaTGTCACAAAATAGCACCGTGGAGGATACAAAACCAGACAAGCGAAAGCGAAAGCCAAATTTTTCTCAAAGAGAGTTAAACGTCATCACCGAGAGCGTTGAGACCAAAAAAGACATATTGCAGTCTAAGTTTACTAACAACCTTACAAACCAAATGAAGCAGAAAGTGTGGTTGGACATCACCGCAAAGGTAAATGCCGTGGGTGTGGCTTACCGCACTGTGGAAGAGGTCAGGGTTAAATGGAAGGCGCTGTTCAGCGTGGCAAAAAAAGAATACTCCGTTGCCAAGAAGGGAAAGCGGCAGACTGGCGGGGGTCCGCCGCCGAAGGAGCCCTCCGAAATAAGCAAGCAAATAGTGGAGGTTTATGACAACACGCCGGGGTTCTCCGGGATCGAAGGAGGGTTCGAGACAGgtattatttgtgttttgaatattattcATATTCATGATACAGTCATGTGATTATGTCACGTTACTCTACGCGCAACGCCTGTCGGAATTTCACACAGCCATGTTTGTATAACATTACAAACGGGGGTAGAACGAAGCAAAATCTCCAAACATCACAAAGAAAATCTAATATATCGCCTGTCTCTGTAAGACACACGTCCCGAAAGATAAGTATTCCTCTGCTAATAGTTGAACACGTATTATAATCCTTAAAAGCATTAAGTGAAGTCATCTGTTTATGCAGGGATATAGGAACTTTTTGGCAAAACACAGTAACAAGTGGTTTTCTCTACTGTGAAATGAACGTTTCATTCTACCTCACCAGTTCGTCCgaacgaaaaatattttccttttaattTTCAGCATAACTATAATCAAATACAACAACTGATAAACATTTgggtgtttgttttataacaCTGTTGACTTATGTCAACTACTAACAATAGATATTACATAATTCTACATACCGAAGCATGACTTTTCATGCTACTCTTACATAACCttacataacgacataacgacacaccttcgaaaaaaaatgaagattaATTTCTCTTGTTCTACCAGTTTTGCTGTTGATTGTAGTGTTTAGATAAGTTAATGCCAATCATGTAGTTTGAGCTATCCTTATATGAAGtccctttttgtattttgacaTGAAGGCCTCAACTTCAGGCGATATTTCCAAACATATCTTATCAAAAGACCAGTCCTTAAATTGAAATTGGTTGATAACCTAAATGAATTGATATCGATTGGATTGGAAGTTCGATAATAATTTATACTCAAACAACCCTGCATTAGTCTGTCAAATATATCGATTACATCAGGAATTTTCAAAAGATAGACTTCTAATTGTGCCACAAATCGAAAGCTTCACTTGAGAAACCCTTTCACTTGCTGTATTATATGAAACATTTTCTCACCCTGATTTCGCATTTTGCAAGGAGTTTCCTAATTATATAAGCATATAGTGAAGCACTGAACTTCCCTTCTTGCACCTATAGTCTTGCCAACAAAATCTGTGATCTTCAAAATTCCAAAAACATGAAGCACTAAATATTTGACAATCCAGGCACGTAGCTAGAATTGCTGGAGGGAAACTGTGCAATGGTGATTCCTAAGAGAAATACATCTTTACACACTCTTTTTTCTACAAAGacctttttttaagaatgcTGTGTCATATTTTGTCTGTATGGAATGTGTAGTTTATTCAAACGTCATCAATGAAGAAATCTCAATTGAAAAATCGATAAATATCAATTGACCTCCAAATTTTTTTGCTATTGATTATGATTGATTGCCGATGCATTTAAT contains:
- the LOC116618895 gene encoding myb/SANT-like DNA-binding domain-containing protein 4 isoform X1, with the translated sequence MSQNSTVEDTKPDKRKRKPNFSQRELNVITESVETKKDILQSKFTNNLTNQMKQKVWLDITAKVNAVGVAYRTVEEVRVKWKALFSVAKKEYSVAKKGKRQTGGGPPPKEPSEISKQIVEVYDNTPGFSGIEGGFETGENIYQELLETSEDVVGDEFPTIAFDDIVEEPTIAVLAEAPVPKSNKRKKRYTADDLLTLQCETLQLQKEYIIMKKEKLAQELRVLKMSNSQDL
- the LOC116618895 gene encoding myb/SANT-like DNA-binding domain-containing protein 4 isoform X2, encoding MSQNSTVEDTKPDKRKRKPNFSQRELNVITESVETKKDILQSKFTNNLTNQMKQKVWLDITAKVNAVGVAYRTVEEVRVKWKALFSVAKKEYSVAKKGKRQTGGGPPPKEPSEISKQIVEVYDNTPGFSGIEGGFETGENIYQELLETSEDVVGDEFPTIAFDDIVEEPTIAVLAEAPVPKSNKRKKSFKIMLTDLVRMAWQ